From the Debaryomyces hansenii CBS767 chromosome F complete sequence genome, the window AGATATTATAAGTTGAGAAAATGCCAAGGAGCAACGTATCCAATTATCGTACCAGAATCCTGATATGTCACTGACTTCATATAAGCTCATGTTTGCACTGAGTGATTCAATCATAGATAAAATTGGCAATGCagatcttgaaaattctGTACCAGCAATTAAAAACGAGTCAATGATCCGTGAAGATGATTCTGAGAAGATTCTCGCAATTCTATTAGATGATTTGTTCTCGTTATCAATTCCATGAACGGTTgctaaaatatttgataaaatgtCTAAAATTAGAACTCCAATTTCCattttttgataagttTCATTAAATCTGCAATGGATAAAACTTTCGAATATAAGAATCATATGATTTATAATTCTATCCAAAATAGCACTTTTCGATTTTTCTGGATAATCATCCTGTAATGTTAAGCAATTTTGTACTAACGAGTCTGCTAACTTTATTAAAGATACTGTGAACGAATATTCTCCATTTACCATTTCAATAGCAccaaatattattgatgCAAGTCCTTCTTTACCACCATTtgacaataatgaagacTTCGATAAATAAGGCCAAATTCTAAAAGACAAAAACGGCATCGAAGTAGTCAAAAAGTTTATAACTGATTCTAAAATATCGACTTTTCGGGCGTGCAATGCTTGTTCAAACAATCTTAAGATAACCTCGACAATATCAGAATCATCTGTATAGGCTGacatatatttcaaaattgtttgaGCGTCATCAGAACTGTTATCCATCACCGCTTTTGTTAAGAGGTTTAATATGTTTATGACAAATTCTACTTTTTCTGGATCTGAACTGTCAAAGACTTTCGAAACATTTTGCAATACCCTTCCCAAAAATGCCCAACcattatatttgtataagAACGTAACTAAgacttcatcttcatttgcAGATGGTAAAATTTTTGCCTTTGTTCCGACATTGAGAagtaatgataattttttatttacttcGTATGGTGGATAAACATCAATCCACTGTGTCAATTTAACCAATTCAGTATTCTCATCATCTATTTCATATaagttattaaattcttgtttcttGAAGACTGAAATATATGactttaattcttctaactCGTTAAAAGCAAAATTACCATTAATCGATGCAAGTTTCAAGTAAGGGGTTAGAGATACTGGGAACTTGGTTCTTGACAAAATTATTGCATTTGCAGTTGcttcattatcaaagaatttttcaagtacACTATTTGGCGCTGTTTTCAAAATGCTTTGAATGCTAGACGCAATTTCTGGTGTGAATGAGATTAATGGCATAGCAGACAAAATGACGGACGTTAAAATCGCTGGgtaaatattatcaaatttaagCAAATTGTTAAGCTTCGCTAAGTCCTCAAAGACACCCAATTGAACACATCTCATATTTAGGTTATTGATAGAGTCATCCATTTGTTGAATGGAGAATTCTTTCGTAAATGCTACTGACGATGGAAGGTCTTTGTATTCCTCTAGGAGTAATGATTTCcttaataaaattattgaccAACTGTACATGACCACAGAATTTAAATTGGATGGATTTGTAATCGAGtcattaattgattttaaaaCCTCAGcattattcataaatttatcagaaTCGCTTTCTGATCCATAGTTGTTCTCCAAATCTAAGAACAATATCGAGATGACTGTAACAAGCGCTTGCATTAACATGAAAGATTCGTTATGTGAAACACATGGACCCAATGACTGAATAAAGTTATTTGACTTCATGAATTTAAACCAATGATTTACTGTATCTTGTTGTATGTTTGGGTTTTGAACGAGCAATTCagtcaatattttcatctgATCAATaattagaagaagacttTCCGTATTTATTATCTCATCTAATGAGTCTGAAACCCCCGTAATAAATGATCTATTCGCAACTgatttgatcaattcttcgaggctatttattaaatcattggTGTATGTTTTAGAAAGATATATCTCCTTTCCCAAGTTCTGAATAGTCGACGAAGTTTCtgaattagatttattgTTTAACAATTCAATAACCAAGCGAAGAActattcttctttctctcAATACTCTGCTGGAATAAAGCaaaattctttcttcttctagATATTTTTCTCTATCATCTGGCAATTTggattttaatttttcataattatAAACCTTTCTTTCAGGGATCCGTTTACAAGTTTGGCTTATTACTCTCAACACATCGTTGTAATCtaaattcaaaacattACTTATGGTTTCGGCgtctttaatattatttggTGTTATGTctgaatataaaatattacGCAACGATAATTCTTTAGCCTCCTTATTAGGACTTTTGGTCACACGTTTAAACGGTAATGGATTCAACAATAGCTTACTGTTTAGAAGTAGAAATTCATCTAATGCATCAAGAATATATGGGTCTTGAtatgatttcaataatgaaagGGCATTGTCGAATCCCCATAATTGAGTAGGTTGAATGGGTTTCAAAGGTTTAACTTCCTTGGCCGCCTTTAGCTCTACGGTAGAAACAGGCATATTCAAACCTTTAGGAATATCTCTTTATAGTACGGATCTGATATTGGATATCTTTTACGCTGTTGCTTATATGTTTTTGTTTCGATGTGTGAGATGGTGGAAATTTTTGACTTCCTAAATCGGAAATAACTGCGAAATGGAAATACAACCCTACACTAACTACGATTATAagataaataaatcatgCATTCAGACATCATGGCGTTGATAATGTAAACTAATCTTGGccattgaaatatatcttGTCTACTTCTGAGGGAATTTTGGCAGGGGGTTTGGAAGCATTATCTAACAATCTTTTAGAATCAAACTCTGTAATATGCCCAGGAGTACTTGCAAAGGagacattttcaatttttggaATCTTTCCACTAGTGACATCCCcattgatcaatttctgCCACGACAAATTGCATTCTTTAATGATCTCTATTGTTTCCTGTTGGTTTTTGTAAACTCCATTGAAAGCAAACTCATTTTTAGGCTTTCCATCCGGTAACTTGTAATCACGAAACCATTGCTTAGTAGATTCCAATAACCCAGGACATTTAACAAACACATCATGAATATCACGAATCTCTTGTGCTAGCGTATCATTGGTATCGATTACAATAACTTTCCAGTCCAATTCACCATCATCTATTAATGCTAAAGATCCCAAGATTTTAACTCGTTTTATATCACCGATTTGGCAAACATTAGATCCAATTTCACACACATCCAACGGATCATTGTCTCCGTATAAACCTAGCTCTTCATTCTTCGTATTAGGATCCTCCCAAGTCTGTGGGAAGGCACCAtaattatgaatatatCCATGATAAGGGAATAAATTCTTAACGAAACGTACTTTTCCCTTCTTGACATCTTGTGTGATAGGATTACCGGGCAATTCCgtatttatttcaaactTACCATTGGACCACCGGGGAATCTCAACAACAATATTCGCTGTCTTTGTCTCTATGTCAAAATCTAACGGAACGTCATGAAAATAAGACAAAATTTGTCCATTTTCCTTATTGACAGCATAATTCTTAAAATCTGTTGTGTACTTAGTACCTTGGTCAACGTTACTTATACTACTTTGTGGCTTATGTAAAACGGAGTTGCAACGAGTCGGTTTGAGATGCTGTTTGGTGATTAATAACCTTGATATGGCTGTGTTGTTCATATTTGTACGCAATAGTGATTCACCATTCTTCGATAAcaaacttttcaaaaaagACATctacttcaaaatttattgttattcCTATCTACAGAGAAGCGGTAATGTTTATTGTCATTATCGATTCACCTTGCCGAGGTAATATCTCTATTTTTTTTGCTGCCCCGCGGttacaaaattattcatgAAACCATGATCCGAAACTATTAACCGTAAGAACTCTACAACAGCTGGCGTAGATTGTAATGTAggtataataatatatagataAATATGCATGTAGAATAgtaaagaaaaaatcaGACTATAACTCGTGGATTTGGAAAATGTCTAGTTTGGGGCTTCACCAAGGAAAATAATCCTACCCTTTTCATTAAATCCAGAATTTTCATCACTTATGTTAATGTATTTGGAATgttcttcaacttctctCGTAGATAATCCCATCGGGTCCCTTGGAATCCAGACAGCAGGTAAAGGTGCAGCAATCACAGGTGAATCATATGCATGCTTATCATCTACTTCTTCCGGTTCAACATTAAACGTTGCTGGTAAGAGAGCCTTCACATGTCTAAAGTTAAGAAAAACATCCGGTCTAAAGAACCTAACGAAAGCGTTGGATGATTTAGTACTCTTGAAATCTCTGTCAGCCAATAATGGCACTAACGTTTGCATCGTTTCATTTTCGTTAAGTTCCATATCgatatttaaaatatcgTTTTTGACTTCTTTTTGAGCCATCTTATCACGGGCAATCTCCTTCTCGAAGtgatttgattttgaccttttctttctctgCAAAATTTTTTCTTCGTAATCCGATTTGCCTTGGAACGATGGGGTATGAGAAACACCGTCCAAAGGTTTCATGCAGTCAATTGGAATCACTCTAAGGAGGTGATGAAAAGCGTCTCTCAAATAAATGTGGGTCATAATAGTGAAGCCGAGAGAAATGGCTTGTAAAACAATTGGTCCCCAACCTTTACCGACAACAAAAATACCCAATAAACAAACTTGGCCAAGATACAAGCCAACGAAGGTTTGCATTAAAGCTCTTGGATAATGCATTCCTCTCGAATCAGGACTTTCAACGAATACATACGTTAAGTTGTAGCAATAAGCGATGTATAACAAGAAGAAAGCGATGCAGGCgaaaatcaatatcatcgGTGCAATGATCGAATAGGCTAAAACAATACACGCTAAGTTCGTGTACACTGGAAATGTTGTACCCCATAACATTGTGCCTAATCCAGAAAATCTATTCCACTTCTTCCTAACAGTTGAATCAAGTAAAGCTCCTAAAATATAGTACAAGAAGAGACCGACAATTTGTAATAACGCACCAGAAGAAACTGTGAGCCCTTGTAATGCAATGTATgagataaagaaattagacGATTTTGGCAAATTGGTTGCCAAAATCTTCATCGCCGATGTAggattatcaataattttctcAACAACTGACACAGCAGAAGAAGCAAGAGCGACAACAAGAAACGCATTGACCATTAAATAAGCAAAATAAGCATCTTGAGTATAGAATTCAATCAGCTGAAGAGTTGGGCAGCCTGCAACCTTGGCCATGTATCTGATAAAAATAGGCAAGAATGTATTCAAGAGTGATAACATTGCTGTTGGTAACAAACCAGTGATAATACCTAATAATTGATCTGGCATGTTATTAATCCAATCAAGCCAAGGTAAAACTTTAGTAATGTAAGTGATATTCGAGATCACACCTACTAATGCCACAGGAACAGCccaaaaaataattaaaagAACAACATCAGCACAAGCGAATAATCTTCTGAAAAACTTTTCCCACCAGAATAATCGTAAATTATTCCAGTAAACGTCAGATGGTTCTATACCAGTGTGTACTGGACCCATCCTTAAAGGGTTATGATGGGTAACTGATTGTAACGCCAATTGTGCAGTATATTGATCctcaaattcaacaaaaatgGAGTTTTTTGGTTGATATGTTCtatatttcttctgtaACAGTTTAACTTCCTTATCTAACTTAGGAATTTCCTCTCTACAGTAATTTATGGTGTCAATTTTCTTCGAGAAGAGACCAGCCGACCTGTGTCTAGGTCTTTTCTCTTCCGGAACATAAGTATAAATATCGGCATTTGAGTCAATGGGAGTACCCTTTTTATCAGCCTTTAATTTGGCTTTAACTGCAGACTTCAACAACTTGTTCTCAGCCTTTTCTAACTTGGTAACCATATTCTGCCTTAATCTGTCCTTGTATTCTAACTTTCTTGCGTTTCTAGTAACGTAAATTCTTTTAACACCATTaaaaatcttcaagaattgcTTTTCATCTAACATAGTATCAGGCACACACTGGATCAAAAGGGTCcttgatgataatttttttgcatACTTTGGTGATGATAAAGCAGCACAACGTACCGAGttatagaaaaataattctcGGTGGATCATGTAAATGACGGCTCCATAAAATATCCATCCCATAAAAACATGAGCAAAGTATCTATTCTTGTCTAAAATGTTAGAAATGGCCAATTGATCGAACCCTGTTTTTGCAGATCCACCATTTGTTGCATTCACGGGCAATAAAATTGCAAACATGGCAATAccaaacaaaaatataatgCCGAAGACGAAGAGATACCTCAAAAAAAAGTAACCATCGAGACCAGCCTGTTGTATGATGAACGAGTCGGGtttcatcaacaatatATAGATCCATCTCAACGGGTCTCTAGGTAATGGGTCAGGTTTCTTTTCTTCCGGAACCAAATCGTATGAAACCTTAGGCGAATACGTCCGCTTAAATTTGATCCTCAATATTAAGAAGCATCCAATGAATACTCCAAATAGTGTCAAATTAGCCACCAATGTGGTAATGACGGCGGACGTTGATGTAGGAGTTGCCTCTGCCATTTTGGCTTTTGCGTATTGATGGACTTCGGCAATAAGATAGActataaatcaataaaaataaagtCTAGCCAACGATGTAAACAACCAGCCTTATAGGATCTTGTATTCTTGTAACTGgaaacaatataaaattcttcGATATATCTTTGAACCCAGCTTTACGTTTTATTTTGATCTTCCAATGCCACTAAACATAAATCTTTATAAACAAGTATTACATaagtatttatataattccATTAGATCGATCCTGGTTTTATAAAACTGCAACCGTGAAAAGAAGGCGATTGGTTCATATACAGGCACAGCTGCTTCAAACCCTTCGCTAATATCCTACTGGTGctttaaaatttttctatGCAACAAAATAGCAAGTTCAGACATCTAACCGAGCAAGCATTCACGTATCTAATCTTTTTACAAAAAGATTATATACAAGCAtatgataaagaagaaataatttgtAGAAGATATAAAGCGACAATGTGGCCGAGTGGTTAAGGCGACGCACTCGAATAATTAGAGTGATGCGTTGGGATTTCCCGCGCAGGTTCGAATCCTGCTGTTGTcgttattttttttttgttttctgGCTCTCATCGCGCATTATGGATTACGGTGGTTCACCATAGTAAAGAGTAGCTACTATTTacttttcttattttttataGACAGTTTGTTTAAGGGTAGAAGAATATGGctaaaatatcatcatctaaAAAAAACAAACAACCTCCAGAGGGTTATAGTAAGATAGAACCCACGCTAAGTAAACTTTTAGTAAAATCGAGAGAAGCACAGACCAAATCTATCAAAACTGAAAACAAGAATCAATCATTATGGCCTATAATACAGATCAACCATCAAATTAAcagatatatatatagtttGTATTACGAACGAGAGCTGATATCTCAAGAATTGTATAATTGGTTGCTACAACAGAAATATGCAAATAAGAATCTTATCGCTAAATGGAAGAAACAAGGGTACGAAAAGCTATGTTGTTTGAATTGCATAATGACCAACGAAAAAAACCACGGAACGACATGCATATGCCGTGTTCCTAAGACGACGTTAGTCAAGAATGACCGTTCTGAAAGGGTCGAGTGCATTACATGTGGATGCAGAGGATGCGCTAGTACAGATTAGAGATCGGGAGATTAAGTGGATATAGCATAAATAGCACattcaatgattttacATAGAGGGCTTTCTGGCGAATGTTTGTAGCTTTAAACTTGATAAGGCTCAGTTAAGCATGAGACTACTACAGAATCTGaaactaataaattataaaattaataatacataACacgaaaataataattaaagTTACCCAACCGTTTGTAATACCCgataatatacaattaaaCATCACACCCCTAAAACCGTTCCCATTCAATTATCATCCTTATCTGTGGAAGATGCACTAACACTGCGTAAACGTGTTCTTTCCTTGTCATTGTTGCTTGACGTCGAACTATTTCTACTAGAATGatcaattttcttcaaatcattgaaCAAATTTCTACTGGAGTTCGTAGAAGTTGACGAGATTGAAGGTCTCTTATTATGACCATGTGCATTGTTGCTTGGCAGTTCGAAAGCCCTCATTATCAtgtcgtcatcatcatagGAATTCAAAGCTGCTTGCGATGAGGAAACCAATGGGGAATAATAGAATTCCTCCAAGTATGATGGTGAATTCCACAACTTTTTCATGATTGATGCCGTTTGAGGAGTTCTTAAGTTTCTCAATGGAGTCCTACTACATGATTTCGGTGTCTTAACATTGTGCGGTTGTTGTATGGATTGTTGTAATAATGTTGATGTagttgatgatgataaatgTGGATGGTGTGATTGATAGTGGAAAGCTGATAATTGATGATTAAGTAATGACCCGTTTCTGTAGACATTATTAGCGGGTGTTAACGGTTCTAATAGAGGACCAGTTTCACTGGGCCTAATTGGAGATAATTCTAAGTTTGAATTACAGCTAAAGGATGAAGTGAATGTTAAGTTTTTTCCTGCCAATAATGGCTTGCCTGGGGATTCACTTATTACAAATTGTGGAGGGTTGTTGGAGTTTGAGGTATTAGGTGAATTAGAGATTTTAAACCCGCCTGGAGTAGCCTGCCATTGACTGAATGGTGGCTCTAGATTTGGAATAGTCTCCAATGTACCATTCCCAGTGGTGGCAGATAATAACCTTTGCTTCTTGATAGGAGGATTTAAGATTGATCTTGTGtattcttcatcgtcttcTTGGTCTTCATCGTCCCCATATCCCTCGTAGCTTGCTGCATCGTCAGTATCAGATGCTTTGCGcttcaaatcttcattagAAACATTCGGTGAAGATGGAATAGAGTTAAtcgatgattttgaaggaTTAATTGAAGCGTATATTTGATCGATGATTTCTTGGTAAGAATGCTTCTTGCTATTCTTTGATCTCAAGAATTGTTCTTCACAACCCGGTTGAATACACCAAAAATGGCCCTTGCCATCTTTCGATTTTTCTCCCTTTATAAACGCCTTATTCAACGACAAATTATGACGAATCGAGTTTTGCCATCCTACTTCTTCCCGGCGGTAATACTTAAATGTGTCTGATATCCACTGGTATATCTGTGACAACGTCAATCTCTTTTCGGGGTTACTCAAAATCGACATACCAATTAACGTAGCATATGAGTATGGGGGTTTATCGTGGGATCCTAATTGGAATGTTGTATCCTTCAAGTCCTTCTTggtcttcttctttttcttacTCTTGTATTTCTCGTCATCCGAATCAACTGACGCCGACGACGACTGAACGAACGATGGTTTGGGCGGTATATCAAAGCTATCCTTCATCCGGCGTTGGCTCTGCTGTTGTGGTGACGAAAATGCTGGCGACAATAATGCCGACTTTGTATTATCCGTCTCCCCATTACTGGTACCATTCACCCCGTCGTCGTTGAAATGCTTCGAAATCGGCGTCTCCAAGATCAAACTCTTTTTACGCGACACCAGCACACTCTCTGGTGGCGTGGTGATCTTCCGACTCTTGTGTGTGTTGGGAGTCTCCGTCAACCTGGTCTTTTCTCTGCTACTACTCGCAGCAATATTACCCGCGTTCTTCTCCCTCAACGGAACTCTGTCCATATACCTTCCAGCGGTTGACATTTTAAATCTTCTAATCCTACTACTAGATTGCGAATAGAATCCTTGCTTATACCTGAACTTATCCCTATTTCgttttctttatttcaaaagaaggaatttttttttttgctttCTCTTAATATCCCTGATATTGCTCTATGGGGACCAGCAAAACTTCAATATACTTCTTTAATCTTGTTAACTTTGTTAAATCTTGTAATTTGCTCTTGGGATTCAAATCTGGTACTAAGTATAGTgctaattatatattcaattataatCTGAATTTTATGGgaatcatcttcttttaATTACATCTCTATTATGTAGAACAAACGCGTTGTCTATGTTTGAATCTCAAGTTTCGCGTTTCGCGATTTGGGCTGAAATCTGTTCATCTCTGATTCTAAAACCATTAAAACATGCATTATTAAGGAACATATAACAATAGATCAAGGGTTATGTAACAACAGCATGCAGTGTTATTCATAAGGCTGACAGTAACAAGTTGGGCCATTTTGGGGTATGAAACATAAGTTGTGGTCGATTTTTTGCCAATTTATGAGGTTTCATGCTGATACTTACGCTGATTTTGTAAAAATAGTGAGGTTTTGGCCTGAATGTCGGTATTTTACAGTACTAACAAATTGCATTATTAGCGCACTTTCGAAGCGATATGCTTGTCTTGATGATCCAACTAACGCTTAATAGACTCTTTTGGCAAAAAAGATTGTAATAGGTGAGATGGATGATACTATTAGATCTCTTATTCGGTTTGTGGCGCGAGGGTTTTATTCGAAGCCGTATGTGTTGATCTTAGATGCTGTTTTGTTGCATTCAGTGTTGTCGGAAGACGacttgatatatttattgagTATCCATCGGAAAGAATTAAGGTCGTTATGCAACAAGTTAGTAGAGGATAGATTGTTGGTAAATCACATCCAGAAGGAAGAGAATGCACAGCAGAGGCTTATCACCAGAACATACTTCTACATCCATACCACGGAGGCGATTGATTCGATTAAGTGGAAGGTGCATTCGATagtcaatatcatcaagGAAGAAATGACACACTATGGGAATCCGCAGGGGTATGTATGTCCGAGATGTGGTAAGAAGGTGTCGCAGTTGGATGCAATATCGCTTTTGAGCGACGACAAGACCAATTTCGAGTGTGACAACTGTGGAGGTGTGTTAATAGAGGACGATTCGAGCAAACAGGCATCGTTGAGACAGGCCAAgttggaaaaattgatgaatcagGTGGACCCGGTTATTtcttatttgaagaagattgaCGATGCATACATCGAAGACAACACGTTTGAATCATCGTTGGTGAAGTCGATTCCAGCACAATCATCCACCAGTGCGTCGTACTCTGTATCGAACCGTATTCTGTCAAGGTCAAGGTCCAACTTGTCATCTTTACAGAACGACGCTTCC encodes:
- a CDS encoding DEHA2F11330p (similar to uniprot|P36100 Saccharomyces cerevisiae YKL028W TFA1 TFIIE large subunit involved in recruitment of RNA polymerase II to the promoter activation of TFIIH and promoter opening); this translates as MDDTIRSLIRFVARGFYSKPYVLILDAVLLHSVLSEDDLIYLLSIHRKELRSLCNKLVEDRLLVNHIQKEENAQQRLITRTYFYIHTTEAIDSIKWKVHSIVNIIKEEMTHYGNPQGYVCPRCGKKVSQLDAISLLSDDKTNFECDNCGGVLIEDDSSKQASLRQAKLEKLMNQVDPVISYLKKIDDAYIEDNTFESSLVKSIPAQSSTSASYSVSNRISSRSRSNLSSLQNDASKSQATLHVSITANDENYEREQQEKEERRQKLQQNALPSWHSEGTVGKSSLGKLDDDNDELSTPNEGTPVPGIKSENEIQSDAADSGSATMDISSTNTPMANTDEGVDNSTPNVAPVNVSELKDKESQDALAAYYAQLAEREAEDDDDDDDDDEDDFDDFEDV